A part of Sulfurimonas sp. HSL-1716 genomic DNA contains:
- a CDS encoding Gfo/Idh/MocA family oxidoreductase, translating to MIRIAIIGLGAMGKNHYRILSMLDEVEVCALCDVVQNDPYKEPFFHDVDEMLKNAKPDAVIIAVPTFLHKEVALKCAAQGVHLFIEKPAASTVQDAKDILNAVNAAGVKSCVGHVERFNPVVQALKEELSSKEIFSVAITRVGPFPPRIADVGVLTDLSVHDIDLIRFITHRDILNQSIFKSRKIHNHHEDNAVLSFELTDSVIANITTNWLTPFKKRCIEVACQDSYFEADLIAQSLTEYSSFSTNNSYVVRGCHIKKDEPLIKELETFIAYLKTGERASLASIEDSIITLKIAIHS from the coding sequence ATGATAAGAATAGCGATCATAGGTCTGGGCGCGATGGGGAAAAACCATTACCGCATACTAAGTATGCTTGACGAAGTAGAGGTCTGCGCACTCTGTGACGTCGTACAAAACGACCCCTACAAAGAACCTTTTTTCCATGATGTGGATGAGATGTTAAAAAACGCAAAACCCGATGCCGTCATCATCGCCGTTCCGACATTCCTGCATAAAGAGGTCGCTCTCAAATGCGCGGCTCAAGGCGTACATCTTTTTATCGAAAAACCGGCTGCTTCGACCGTACAAGATGCAAAAGATATCCTTAACGCCGTAAATGCGGCAGGAGTCAAAAGCTGTGTCGGTCATGTCGAAAGATTCAATCCCGTCGTTCAGGCGCTTAAAGAGGAACTCTCGAGCAAAGAGATATTTTCCGTGGCAATCACGCGTGTCGGACCGTTCCCTCCGCGCATCGCCGATGTCGGAGTACTCACGGACCTCTCGGTGCATGACATCGATCTTATCCGTTTTATAACGCACAGAGACATACTCAACCAGTCTATCTTCAAATCAAGAAAGATCCATAATCACCATGAAGACAATGCGGTACTTAGTTTCGAACTGACGGATTCGGTCATAGCCAATATCACGACAAACTGGCTTACTCCGTTTAAAAAACGCTGCATAGAGGTGGCTTGTCAGGATTCTTACTTTGAAGCCGATCTGATAGCGCAAAGTCTTACCGAATACTCATCGTTTAGCACAAACAACTCCTATGTCGTCAGAGGCTGCCACATCAAAAAAGACGAGCCGCTCATAAAAGAGCTGGAAACTTTCATAGCATACCTCAAAACAGGCGAACGTGCATCTCTTGCTTCCATAGAAGACAGCATCATCACGCTCAAGATCGCAATCCACTCATGA
- a CDS encoding DUF4276 family protein, whose translation MINFYIVGEDAPSIEIIRKILREFPQEFCIFREDCKNGYGNIKKAIHKYNQAAEYIHYFILTDLDNDPCPSAKINDWLGEISKNDKLFFRIVVREIESWLLADKEGFSQFLNIPIANFVNNPDELNDPKNEVFRVVKKSNKRKYKEAILPNSGASIGPAYNSTIKEFIDNYWDLNRAMKNSPSLKKTIDALNRYKEEFNS comes from the coding sequence ATGATTAATTTTTATATTGTAGGTGAAGATGCTCCGAGTATAGAAATAATTCGTAAAATTTTAAGAGAATTTCCACAAGAGTTTTGTATTTTTCGGGAAGATTGTAAAAATGGTTATGGCAATATTAAAAAAGCAATTCACAAATATAATCAAGCAGCTGAATATATACACTACTTTATTTTAACAGATTTAGACAATGATCCTTGTCCGTCAGCTAAAATAAACGATTGGTTAGGTGAAATATCAAAGAATGACAAGTTGTTTTTTAGGATTGTTGTAAGAGAAATTGAATCTTGGCTTCTTGCTGATAAAGAAGGTTTTTCTCAATTTCTTAATATTCCTATTGCTAATTTTGTAAATAACCCAGATGAGTTAAATGATCCTAAAAATGAAGTGTTTAGAGTAGTTAAAAAATCTAATAAACGTAAATATAAAGAAGCTATATTACCAAATAGTGGTGCTTCTATAGGTCCTGCTTACAATTCAACAATAAAAGAGTTTATTGACAATTATTGGGATTTAAATAGAGCAATGAAAAACTCTCCAAGCTTAAAAAAAACAATTGATGCTTTAAATAGGTATAAAGAAGAATTTAATAGTTAA
- the dsbD gene encoding protein-disulfide reductase DsbD — translation MKKLLLLLILLSIFTLAQAQGFLLPNEAFKPSVTVDERSNIIIDIVLGKDIYLYEKDLKISLKKNDALAVESIDLPKSVKHEQDKVYMNSPHIIVKLKKLSNAAQTAKVDLVLGFQGCSLHGLCYEPQEHTYTLNIDTAKITSGKIAAEKSVKSSKKQLSETDDIANTLKSGNILFTLGMFLVFGLLLSMTPCVFPMIPIISSVIVSQGEGLTTKRAFFLSVVYVLSMSVAYTIAGILAGLFGANLQAALQTPWVIYSFAGIFVLLSLSMFDVYELQVPSFIQSKVSSATSNRGGIIGVAIMGFLSALIVGPCVAAPLAGALVYIGQTGDALLGGAALFMLSIGMGIPLIVVGTGAGKFMPRPGGWMELVKTVFGLMMLGVAIWMVSRVLDEGIVMMLWAVLAIASGVHFGALEPLQVENGERENSFKKIIAVIILLYGVILFIGALSGSKEMLSPLDKFTSRTVESTAKSGANELQFKRVTNMDELDAALAQAKGKKVVLDFAASWCTACKELDETTFKDKDVIDKMKEFVLIRADISANTDKQKAVSKKYGVFGPPVIVFMDENGTVLEDKTITGYKEAKEFLKHLESL, via the coding sequence ATGAAAAAACTGCTGCTGCTGCTGATTTTGCTCAGTATCTTCACATTAGCTCAGGCACAAGGGTTTCTTCTGCCAAACGAGGCTTTTAAACCTTCCGTGACTGTCGATGAGAGATCGAACATAATCATCGATATCGTTTTGGGTAAAGATATATATCTTTACGAAAAAGATCTGAAGATCTCTTTGAAGAAAAACGACGCCCTTGCCGTAGAATCCATAGATCTTCCAAAAAGCGTCAAGCATGAGCAAGACAAAGTATATATGAACTCGCCTCACATCATTGTAAAGCTCAAAAAGCTTTCTAACGCGGCACAGACAGCAAAAGTCGATCTTGTTCTGGGATTTCAAGGATGTTCGCTGCACGGGCTTTGCTACGAGCCTCAAGAGCATACATATACGCTGAATATAGATACGGCAAAGATCACTTCGGGCAAGATTGCTGCGGAAAAATCTGTAAAGTCTTCCAAAAAACAGCTTTCCGAAACCGATGACATCGCAAATACCTTAAAATCGGGAAATATTCTTTTTACGCTCGGTATGTTTCTTGTTTTTGGACTTTTGCTCTCCATGACTCCGTGTGTCTTTCCTATGATACCTATCATCTCTTCGGTGATCGTATCGCAGGGGGAAGGACTTACGACAAAACGCGCCTTTTTCCTCTCCGTCGTTTATGTTCTTTCTATGTCGGTCGCTTATACGATAGCGGGTATTTTGGCAGGGCTTTTCGGTGCAAACCTGCAAGCAGCACTTCAAACTCCTTGGGTCATCTACTCGTTTGCGGGTATCTTTGTTCTTCTCTCGCTTTCTATGTTTGACGTTTACGAACTGCAGGTGCCAAGCTTCATACAGTCAAAAGTAAGCAGTGCTACGAGCAACAGAGGCGGTATCATCGGTGTCGCTATTATGGGCTTTTTATCCGCACTCATAGTCGGGCCTTGTGTGGCTGCACCGCTTGCGGGAGCTTTGGTGTACATCGGGCAGACAGGAGATGCGCTGCTAGGCGGTGCGGCGCTCTTTATGCTCTCCATCGGGATGGGGATACCTCTCATCGTTGTCGGTACGGGAGCAGGCAAGTTTATGCCTCGTCCTGGAGGCTGGATGGAGCTAGTGAAAACCGTGTTTGGTCTGATGATGCTGGGCGTGGCTATCTGGATGGTTTCTCGCGTTTTGGACGAGGGGATCGTCATGATGCTTTGGGCAGTACTGGCTATCGCTTCGGGAGTGCATTTTGGAGCGCTGGAGCCGTTGCAGGTGGAAAACGGAGAAAGAGAGAACAGCTTTAAAAAGATAATTGCGGTGATCATCCTGCTTTACGGCGTGATCCTTTTCATCGGTGCGCTGAGCGGCTCCAAAGAGATGCTTTCCCCTTTGGATAAGTTTACGTCAAGGACGGTTGAAAGTACGGCAAAAAGCGGTGCAAACGAGCTGCAGTTCAAGAGAGTCACAAATATGGATGAACTGGATGCAGCCCTCGCACAGGCAAAAGGCAAAAAAGTCGTCCTCGATTTTGCGGCTTCATGGTGTACGGCCTGTAAAGAGCTTGACGAGACGACGTTTAAAGATAAGGACGTGATCGACAAGATGAAAGAGTTCGTCCTCATCCGCGCGGACATAAGCGCAAATACAGACAAACAAAAAGCCGTCTCTAAAAAATACGGAGTCTTCGGCCCTCCCGTCATCGTCTTTATGGATGAAAACGGAACCGTGCTAGAAGACAAGACCATAACGGGATATAAAGAGGCAAAAGAGTTCTTAAAACACCTGGAAAGTCTCTAG
- the putP gene encoding sodium/proline symporter PutP: protein MPIVISFVAYMLVMVGIGIYFYFKTNDLSDFVLGGRSLGPGVTALSAGASDMSGWLLLGLPGMMYTQGIVGSWIAVGLILGAYINWHYVAKPLRVYTHHLDDAITIPDYFSNRFEDTGNSLRVVTAIVILIFYTLYTSSGLVGGAKLFEATFNLDYSTALVIGSFVIVSYTFLGGYNAVSWTDFIQGILMMLALVIVPLVVIYDVGGLSKGLRIIESVDPANLDIVNGTSLIGVLSLMAWGLGYFGQPHILVRFMSIRHEDEMNRAKTIGMSWMIFSIIGSLSVGFFGLAYVVSHGIDLKDSEKIFITLSQLLFNPWIAGFLLAAILAAIMSTIDSQLLVSSSVLTRDLYHAIFRKNATDKELVWVGRLTVIAIAVIAWYLSTDENSSVLKLVAYAWAGFGAAFGPVVILSLYDHNITKNGAIAGMLAGSVTVIIYKHLHGGIFELYELLPGFTAAWIATVLFSKVGKKNSSKVKIIFYEVQERLNKSF from the coding sequence ATGCCGATAGTAATTTCATTTGTAGCGTATATGCTGGTCATGGTAGGGATAGGAATATATTTTTATTTCAAGACCAATGACCTGAGCGATTTTGTTCTGGGAGGAAGAAGTCTGGGACCGGGAGTCACCGCTTTGAGCGCAGGAGCGTCGGATATGAGCGGCTGGCTGCTTTTGGGGCTTCCGGGTATGATGTATACACAGGGGATAGTAGGCAGCTGGATCGCGGTCGGTCTTATTCTTGGAGCTTACATCAACTGGCACTACGTCGCAAAACCTCTTCGTGTTTATACGCATCATCTGGATGATGCTATCACTATACCCGATTATTTTTCGAACCGTTTTGAAGATACGGGAAACAGTCTGCGAGTCGTAACGGCGATAGTCATTTTGATCTTTTATACTCTGTATACCTCTTCAGGACTTGTCGGCGGTGCAAAACTTTTTGAAGCGACGTTCAATCTCGATTATTCCACCGCACTTGTTATAGGAAGTTTTGTTATCGTATCGTATACTTTTCTGGGCGGCTACAATGCTGTAAGCTGGACGGATTTCATCCAGGGGATACTGATGATGCTCGCACTTGTGATCGTGCCTCTGGTAGTTATCTATGATGTGGGCGGGCTCAGTAAGGGACTGAGGATCATAGAATCCGTCGATCCTGCGAATCTCGATATTGTCAACGGGACATCACTGATAGGGGTGCTCTCTTTGATGGCATGGGGACTCGGGTATTTCGGGCAGCCGCATATTCTTGTGCGTTTTATGTCCATACGCCACGAAGACGAGATGAACAGAGCCAAAACCATCGGGATGAGCTGGATGATATTTTCCATCATCGGATCGCTCTCCGTCGGGTTCTTCGGTCTGGCATATGTCGTTTCGCACGGGATCGATCTTAAAGACAGTGAGAAAATATTCATCACTCTTTCGCAGCTTCTTTTCAATCCTTGGATAGCGGGCTTTTTGCTTGCAGCGATACTTGCAGCGATAATGAGCACGATCGATTCCCAGCTGCTTGTTTCCTCTTCAGTTTTGACAAGAGATCTTTACCATGCCATTTTCAGGAAGAACGCGACGGATAAAGAGCTTGTATGGGTCGGACGTTTGACGGTGATAGCGATTGCGGTGATCGCATGGTATCTCTCGACCGATGAGAATTCAAGTGTTTTAAAACTGGTGGCTTATGCTTGGGCAGGGTTCGGTGCGGCGTTCGGTCCTGTCGTCATCCTCTCTCTTTACGACCACAACATAACGAAAAACGGAGCCATAGCGGGAATGCTCGCAGGTTCGGTGACGGTCATCATCTATAAGCACTTGCATGGAGGCATTTTTGAACTGTATGAACTTTTACCGGGATTTACGGCGGCTTGGATTGCGACGGTACTCTTTAGCAAAGTAGGCAAAAAGAACTCTTCAAAGGTCAAGATCATATTTTATGAAGTTCAAGAGAGATTGAACAAAAGCTTTTAA
- a CDS encoding acetyl-CoA carboxylase biotin carboxylase subunit, with protein MKKIGKVLIANRGEIALRIIRACKELEIKSVAIFSEVDIEGIWVRKADECYPILGNPVEAYLDYDRIISLAKKAECDAIHPGYGFLSESAEFAQACEDNGIIFIGPKADHIALFGDKMASKVAMKKVGVPVLEGTDEPVKDIKEGEKISKDIGFPVIIKAAFGGGGRGMRIVREEKDFKELYESAANESKKYFGRDEMFIEKFVENPRHIEIQVIADKYGNVVHLGERDCSIQRRHQKVIEIAPSPRLNDDVRRELYRISTKAMFKLGYESVGTIEFLVDEADNIYFIEMNTRVQVEHPVTELISGIDIIQRMIQIAEGDKLHFMQEEIKLKGYAIEFRINAENPKLKFMPAVGTITNYMAPGGPGVRLDTSLYAGYKIPANYDSMIGKLIVSALDWDGVVRKAKRALDEFFIDGVATNIPLHRAIVRDLDFIEGKFNTSYLDAKLDKFNLDAINNIEEEEQKMTQISKLVETIKQHNLHVRH; from the coding sequence ATGAAAAAGATAGGTAAAGTACTTATAGCCAACAGAGGCGAGATAGCTCTTCGTATCATCAGAGCTTGTAAAGAGTTGGAAATAAAAAGCGTAGCGATATTTTCCGAAGTGGATATAGAAGGTATCTGGGTAAGAAAAGCGGATGAATGTTACCCGATCTTAGGAAATCCCGTCGAAGCCTATCTGGACTACGACAGGATCATCTCACTGGCCAAAAAAGCCGAATGCGACGCTATCCATCCGGGTTACGGATTCTTATCCGAAAGTGCGGAGTTCGCACAGGCTTGTGAAGACAACGGCATTATTTTTATCGGACCAAAAGCGGATCACATCGCACTTTTCGGCGACAAGATGGCATCGAAGGTCGCTATGAAAAAAGTGGGCGTTCCTGTACTGGAGGGAACGGACGAACCTGTAAAAGATATCAAAGAAGGCGAGAAAATATCTAAAGATATCGGTTTTCCCGTCATCATCAAAGCGGCATTCGGCGGCGGCGGCAGAGGGATGAGGATAGTAAGAGAAGAGAAAGACTTTAAAGAGCTTTACGAATCCGCAGCCAACGAATCAAAAAAATATTTCGGCAGGGACGAGATGTTTATCGAGAAGTTCGTCGAAAACCCAAGACACATCGAGATACAGGTGATCGCAGATAAATACGGCAACGTCGTACATCTTGGCGAACGCGACTGCTCGATCCAAAGACGCCATCAAAAAGTGATCGAGATAGCACCCAGCCCGAGACTAAACGACGATGTCAGACGCGAGCTCTACCGCATCTCCACAAAAGCGATGTTCAAACTCGGTTACGAGAGTGTGGGAACAATCGAGTTTTTGGTAGATGAAGCCGACAACATCTACTTCATCGAGATGAACACAAGGGTACAGGTCGAACATCCCGTTACCGAACTTATCTCCGGAATTGACATCATCCAAAGGATGATACAGATCGCAGAAGGGGACAAACTGCACTTTATGCAAGAGGAGATCAAGCTTAAAGGCTACGCCATCGAGTTTCGTATAAATGCCGAAAACCCGAAACTAAAATTTATGCCGGCTGTCGGGACCATCACGAACTATATGGCGCCGGGAGGTCCGGGCGTCAGACTCGATACAAGTCTGTATGCAGGCTACAAGATCCCTGCAAATTACGACTCCATGATAGGAAAGCTTATCGTATCGGCACTTGACTGGGACGGAGTGGTCAGAAAAGCAAAAAGAGCACTGGACGAGTTCTTTATAGACGGCGTAGCTACAAACATTCCTCTTCACAGAGCGATAGTAAGAGACCTTGATTTCATAGAGGGCAAGTTCAACACAAGCTATCTTGACGCCAAACTGGACAAGTTCAACCTCGACGCGATAAACAACATAGAAGAGGAAGAGCAGAAGATGACTCAGATCTCAAAGCTCGTCGAGACCATCAAGCAGCATAACCTTCACGTCAGACATTAA
- a CDS encoding acyl-ACP--UDP-N- acetylglucosamine O-acyltransferase, whose translation MIDKTTIIEDGASIAEDAVIGPFCFIGRDTVIASGVNIASNVIIKGKTTLEENTKIFSFATIGNESSTIRIGKNTHVREFVQIGTQESDNKQSIEISHDNFIMAYVQIMNGVKIANNCVLTNAVRLYENVKCEERVIIGGLSTVEENNRIGTGVMIGGASYVNHDIPPFCLVEGNRSSIKGLNIIGLRRRLENPDDIEEIKAAYKKLLSHGVDKETAKTLEQESQNGYVKLFAGFIKESNL comes from the coding sequence ATGATAGACAAAACAACCATCATAGAAGACGGCGCTTCGATCGCCGAAGACGCGGTCATCGGACCTTTTTGTTTCATAGGCAGAGACACGGTGATAGCTTCGGGCGTAAACATCGCTTCAAACGTGATCATAAAAGGTAAAACGACCCTGGAAGAGAATACAAAGATATTCAGTTTCGCAACGATAGGAAACGAAAGCTCGACGATCAGGATAGGAAAAAACACGCACGTCCGCGAATTTGTCCAGATCGGTACACAGGAGAGCGATAACAAACAAAGTATCGAAATAAGCCATGACAACTTCATAATGGCATATGTACAGATCATGAACGGCGTGAAGATAGCCAATAACTGCGTACTCACAAATGCCGTAAGACTTTATGAGAACGTCAAATGCGAAGAGCGCGTCATTATCGGCGGGCTGAGTACGGTCGAAGAAAACAACCGCATAGGGACGGGAGTGATGATCGGCGGAGCTTCCTACGTCAATCACGATATCCCGCCGTTTTGTCTGGTCGAAGGAAACCGTTCCAGCATCAAAGGTCTCAATATCATAGGTCTCAGACGAAGACTGGAAAATCCTGATGATATAGAGGAGATAAAAGCCGCGTACAAAAAACTTCTCAGCCACGGCGTCGATAAAGAGACGGCAAAAACACTTGAGCAAGAAAGCCAAAACGGCTACGTCAAACTATTTGCAGGATTCATCAAAGAGAGCAATCTATAA
- a CDS encoding AraC family transcriptional regulator, whose protein sequence is MKKETLQKRIKIANDIMYYVYTHIDTHIDVDELSRDFGISKFHMQRIFKEAFGRNIYESIKSIRLQKASNLLLTNKYSTISNIANMCGYSSQSSFIKAFKERFSMTPKEWKNGGYKVYSDNILKQSRGAVQSTADFSDVTATIVKMPVIQSYYIRNKGYNSKNIRESWQKLETWVLSNNVKDYQEIALFHDNPTVTPLDECQYVACIATKNKVGSDRLPRFNISDGVYAKFDLKGKKGDFLKFIQWVYHEWLLKSEFETTTKPSYAIYYKNKYLSDDKEFDLSFYLPIKF, encoded by the coding sequence ATGAAAAAAGAGACTTTGCAAAAAAGAATCAAGATCGCCAACGATATCATGTACTATGTATATACCCATATAGATACCCACATAGATGTCGATGAACTGAGTCGGGATTTTGGTATAAGCAAGTTTCATATGCAGAGGATATTTAAAGAAGCGTTTGGAAGAAACATCTATGAAAGCATAAAATCTATTCGTCTGCAAAAAGCTTCCAATCTGCTTTTGACAAACAAGTATTCGACCATCTCGAACATAGCCAACATGTGCGGGTACAGTTCGCAGTCATCTTTTATAAAAGCGTTCAAGGAGCGTTTTTCCATGACGCCAAAAGAGTGGAAGAACGGCGGCTATAAAGTGTATTCGGACAATATCTTAAAACAATCCAGAGGAGCCGTACAGTCGACAGCGGACTTTAGCGATGTAACGGCGACGATCGTCAAGATGCCTGTGATCCAAAGCTATTATATAAGAAATAAAGGATATAACTCCAAAAACATCCGAGAGAGCTGGCAGAAGCTGGAGACCTGGGTGCTGAGCAATAATGTCAAGGATTATCAGGAGATAGCCCTGTTTCACGACAATCCTACCGTCACACCGCTTGACGAGTGCCAGTATGTCGCGTGTATCGCGACCAAAAACAAGGTCGGCAGTGACAGGCTGCCGAGGTTCAACATCTCTGACGGCGTCTATGCGAAGTTCGATCTCAAAGGAAAGAAGGGCGACTTTTTGAAATTCATCCAATGGGTTTATCATGAATGGCTTTTAAAAAGCGAGTTCGAGACGACCACCAAACCCTCATATGCCATCTACTATAAAAACAAATATCTCTCAGACGACAAAGAGTTCGATCTGAGCTTTTATCTGCCTATAAAGTTTTGA
- a CDS encoding outer membrane beta-barrel protein: MKKLLAVTTTALMLSGALYADSNFYGKVALGYEDANNITNSNYNIDAGTGVNTMMAIGYRYKDFAIEGEYSHSKVNYNNKNLNYKNDITVNSYIVNALYYIDLKSVVTPYLGVGIGTSAYDDGISTDNVRTYEGTAGIAIAMNKSLDITAEYKYRKFDVKGIGTNADPDTSTNSYMLGLLYKF, encoded by the coding sequence ATGAAAAAACTATTGGCCGTAACAACAACAGCTTTAATGCTAAGCGGCGCATTATATGCAGATTCGAACTTTTACGGAAAAGTTGCTTTAGGATATGAGGATGCAAATAATATTACAAATAGCAATTATAATATAGATGCCGGTACAGGTGTTAACACTATGATGGCGATCGGTTATCGTTATAAAGACTTTGCAATTGAGGGTGAATATTCTCATTCAAAAGTAAATTATAATAATAAAAATCTAAATTATAAAAATGATATTACCGTTAATTCATACATAGTAAATGCACTCTACTATATTGACTTAAAATCGGTAGTAACGCCTTATCTTGGTGTAGGTATCGGTACTTCTGCATATGACGACGGTATCTCGACCGACAATGTCAGAACTTACGAAGGTACGGCAGGTATAGCAATAGCCATGAATAAAAGTCTGGATATTACAGCCGAATATAAATATAGAAAATTTGACGTAAAAGGTATAGGTACCAATGCCGATCCGGATACCAGTACAAACTCATATATGCTGGGTCTGCTCTATAAATTCTAA
- a CDS encoding AAA family ATPase, whose protein sequence is MQIKRLQLKNWKNFRDIDINLDNRVFIVGPNAAGKSNFLDVFRFIREIAKETGGGLQKAVKDRGGLTKIRCLAARQNPDVEIDIEVDDEDTTWRYFLSIKQEKGGKNPVVVAKEQVWKNKTMLIDRPDKDDKNDDKRLTQTYIEQINANAQFRELAIFFEKTLYLHLIPQLIRHSQEFIGYERSDDPFGKNFLQHIAKTPSPTRDARLRRIEQALRIAVPQFKELKYIKDDEGKPHLETSYDNWRGKDAKQREEQFSDGTLRLIALLWSLQEGEALLLLEEPELSLNTAIVEQLPELIFRIQAKLKRKRQVIMTTHSIDLLNAKSIGGNEVFLLSPDREGTSVRNVSSLTEVQAMLAGGFSVGEIIKPIIKPKNLNQLVFEFE, encoded by the coding sequence ATGCAGATTAAACGATTACAGCTAAAAAATTGGAAAAATTTTAGAGATATAGACATAAACTTAGATAATCGAGTATTTATTGTTGGTCCAAATGCAGCAGGTAAATCTAATTTTCTTGATGTATTTCGTTTCATTAGAGAGATAGCAAAAGAGACAGGTGGTGGGCTTCAAAAAGCAGTTAAAGATAGAGGTGGATTAACTAAAATAAGATGTTTAGCAGCGAGACAAAATCCTGACGTAGAAATAGATATAGAAGTGGATGATGAAGACACAACATGGAGATATTTTTTAAGTATTAAGCAAGAAAAAGGAGGTAAAAACCCTGTCGTAGTAGCAAAGGAGCAAGTGTGGAAAAATAAAACTATGCTCATTGATCGCCCAGATAAAGATGATAAGAATGATGATAAGAGGTTAACTCAAACGTATATTGAACAAATTAATGCTAATGCACAGTTCCGTGAGCTGGCAATTTTCTTTGAAAAAACATTATATTTGCACTTGATTCCTCAATTAATTAGGCATTCACAAGAATTTATTGGATATGAAAGATCAGATGATCCTTTTGGAAAAAATTTTTTACAGCATATAGCTAAAACACCTTCACCTACAAGAGATGCGAGATTAAGAAGAATAGAACAAGCTTTAAGAATAGCAGTTCCACAATTTAAAGAACTTAAATATATTAAAGATGATGAAGGTAAACCACATTTAGAAACTAGTTATGATAACTGGCGAGGAAAAGATGCTAAACAACGAGAAGAACAGTTTTCAGACGGAACTTTGCGTTTAATTGCATTATTATGGTCTTTACAAGAAGGTGAAGCTTTATTATTATTAGAAGAACCAGAACTTTCATTAAATACTGCAATAGTTGAACAATTACCAGAACTAATTTTTAGAATTCAAGCAAAACTAAAACGTAAGCGTCAAGTTATTATGACTACTCATAGTATAGATTTATTGAATGCAAAATCTATAGGTGGAAATGAAGTGTTTTTATTGTCTCCAGATAGAGAAGGTACAAGTGTCCGCAATGTATCTAGTTTAACTGAAGTACAAGCCATGCTTGCAGGTGGTTTTAGCGTTGGAGAAATAATTAAGCCTATTATTAAACCAAAAAATCTTAATCAATTGGTCTTTGAATTTGAATGA